The Ictalurus furcatus strain D&B chromosome 5, Billie_1.0, whole genome shotgun sequence genome includes a region encoding these proteins:
- the fhad1 gene encoding forkhead-associated domain-containing protein 1 isoform X3 produces the protein MRGYLKTLNWIFKLQPKSTTVGKHRDSHLCLQNGGVDEHHATIEWNEMEHCYVLNDLNSAHGTYVNDCHIHNVAVRLTPGDEIYFGYGGSAYKLLVDPADPLPVLPIQSSISPAGVRSRALSSSVTPHPPRRPRPVSAGATRSSLGTNVQDYSGSSRKRGSCASTIGRGLVFRNASMSQSCQSMQDLLQDKEESWARCREEQSGVLASQGEAQRKECMISALREEVSALRLQLSQSNQNDPDISHKLHNLTRDIQEKKEEIQQLKEQMLEMQVRSDERNGQAVAERDQRISNLKKQLDKLKSENSKSAALINNTQKDLLAQEKQALKLAAEVDNLRKDARHKDAQLSNMANKLSKLKEIEKHQEEFLAREKEVVSFKKTVEQMEITLREKQREIKQQNTERDLLKHRLDQTTQEQSCLQSEMSKLKLQQQQTLQREQKAQSELKHTQTRLENICRQIMKHVLVTSETVSEQEILNRLSKLSNQKEVNNSRVQELEQQLQEHNENQRVVEEDTGKLKARLAEFQSNVQKVYLVDAMQRQISAFQDENVCPAVSWVQTHTLSILTSLHTLLQDTAHSLLATGVEVSEKTGGVSGAVKTLCQQHQEIQSQLRRLQAEKKKFEEREDQAQAQQKLQAKMEDNVKLQLEKMSTDLEAIRKAEAVLRLEMETQELKWRTNLEEAEKREIELKERVREVELQEEQWRKKVKEEEVREDEWRRRVEEALQRGAEQERERTRVEIEEYKEQVRQHAHTIVAFEEQMNSAIQKARKMQEERDSLTHQLTEAFNKVEDLKQSLSSEQQQLKQTVTSLRASLGVSQQEMVRQGEVTASLSRDLAHAHARLSDLTGELSEQQKMELETHKALVVDQRMQLSMLTQKLTVTTELLEQKEEELKTLREKLIRTETDLKRERTEHAGLLPLTSPHTKDVAIMVSPSYVPNQVSKRKGCRQEEMICQGKQTLNALKGRISAVEHKRPCKVLAQQREPMRQDQKKPVQMKGQRLKRSAAKRDSFSSVSGFAFPEALSEAALERTARLDLSDALELSEMTYVDLARALCEALELSEGQLSGCIPLKHLPPGEREHMALLRQEDLELLRSRLALQNSQSQNKDLLLQECQKEIQTLRNSQAIGQQLQIELDNVHSELATLKLENSTLRQTLEDMQTQLQHYSNHRKSMTKWKGGVEELVIMTVYQTITLAR, from the exons ATGAGAGGTTATCTTAAAACTTTAAACTGGATATTTAAACTCCAACCCAAGAGCACTACGGTGGGAAAACACAGGGATTCACATCTCTGTCTCCAG AATGGTGGTGTGGATGAGCACCATGCTACTATTGAATGGAATGAAATGGAGCACTGCTATGTTCTTAACGACCTGAACTCTGCCCATGGCACTTATGTCAATGACTGTCACATACACAACGTAGCAGTGCGTCTTACACCAGGGGATGAGATTTACTTTGGCTATGGAGGATCAGCCTACAAGCTCTTAGTAGATCCTGCAGACCCA CTCCCTGTTCTGCCTATACAGTCATCCATTTCTCCAGCTGGAGTAAGGAGTCGTGCTCTGTCCTCTTCTGTtactcctcatcctcctcgCAGGCCTCGACCTGTAAGTGCAGGAGCTACACGCAGCAGTTTGGGCACAAATGTTCAAGATTACAGTGGCTCCTCTCGTAAAAGAG GAAGCTGTGCTAGCACTATAGGAAGAGGACTCGTTTTTAGAAATGCAAGCATGTCCCAGAGCTGTCAAAGTATGCAGGACTTATTACAAGACAAG GAAGAAAGCTGGGCACGGTGTAGGGAGGAACAGAGTGGTGTGCTGGCATCTCAGGGTGAAGCTCAAAGGAAGGAGTGTATGATCTCAGCTCTGAGGGAGGAAGTGTCAGCACTCCGGTTACAGCTTTCCCAGAGCAACCAGAATGACCCAGACATCAGTCACAAGCTGCACAACCTGACCAGAGACATCcaggagaaaaaagaagagatcCAACAGCTAAAGGAGCAG ATGCTGGAGATGCAGGTGAGATCTGATGAGCGTAATGGCCAGGCTGTAgcagagagagatcagaggatcAGCAATCTCAAAAAACAGCTGGATAAGCTGAAGAGTGAAAACAGCAAGTCAGCAG CACTGATCAACAACACACAGAAGGATCTGTTGGCTCAGGAGAAACAGGCATTAAAACTGGCTGCTGAAGTTGACAATCTCAGAAAAGATGCAAGACACAAGGATGCTCAGCTTAGTAACATGGCTAATAAG CTGTCAAAGCTGAAAGAGATTGAGAAGCATCAGGAGGAGTTTCTTGCCAGGGAAAAAGAGGTGGTATCCTTCAAAAAG ACTGTGGAGCAGATGGAGATAactctgagagagaaacagagagagataaaacagcagaatacagagagagacttACTCAAACACAGACTGGACCAGACGACACAG GAGCAAAGCTGTCTGCAGTCGGAGATGAGCAAACTGAAGCTGCAGCAGCAGCAAACACTCCAGAGAGAACAGAAAGCTCAATcagaactaaaacacacacagacaagg CTTGAGAACATTTGCAGACAAATTATGAAACATGTACTCGTCACATCAGAAACAGTATCAGAACAGGAG ATATTGAATCGTTTGTCAAAGTTAAGTAACCAGAAGGAAGTGAATAACTCCAGAGTGCAGGAATTAGAGCAACAACTGCAAGAACACAATGAGAACCAAAGGGTGGTGGAAGAAGACACTGGGAAACTCAAAGCCAGACTTGCTGAATTTCAG AGTAATGTACAAAAGGTATATTTGGTAGATGCCATGCAGAGGCAAATATCTGCTTTCCAGGATGAGAATGTGTGTCCTGCAGTCAGCTGGGTTcagactcacacactctctatacTGACCAGTCTACACACACTGCTACAGGACACAGCACACTCACTGCTGGCAACAGGGGTTGAGGTGTCTGAGAAGACTGGAG GAGTCTCAGGTGCTGTAAAAACATTGTGCCAGCAGCACCAGGAGATCCAGTCACAACTCAGGAGGCTACAG GCAGAGAAGAAGAAGTTTGAAGAGAGGGAGGACCAAGCTCAGGCACAACAGAAACTTCAG GCAAAAATGGAGGACAATGTGAAACTGCAGCTGGAGAAAATGAGCACTGATCTGGAGGCAATCAGAAAAGCTGAA GCTGTTTTACGACTGGAGATGGAGACACAGGAGTTGAAGTGGCGCACCAATCTGGAGGAAGCAGAGAAAAGAGAAATTGAACTGAAGGAGAGGGTTAGAGAAGTAGAGCTGCAAGAGGAGCAGTGGAGAAAAaaagtgaaggaggaggaggtaaGAGAAGATGAGTGGAGGAGAAGAGTAGAGGAGGCCCTGCAGAGAGGagcagagcaagagagagagagaaccagagtGGAGATTGAGGAGTACAAGGAGCAG GTGCGGCAACATGCTCACACCATTGTTGCCTTCGAGGAGCAAATGAATTCAGCAATACAGAAAGCGAGAAAGATGCAGGAAGAGAGAGACTCACTAACACATCAGCTTACAG AGGCATTTAACAAGGTGGAGGATCTCAAACAAAGTCTTTCATCAGAGCAACAGCAACTGAAGCAGACAGTGACATCCCTCAG GGCATCACTTGGAGTGTCCCAACAGGAAATGGTAAGGCAGGGTGAGGTCACTGCATCTCTCAGTCGTGACCTCGCCCACGCCCACGCTCGTCTCTCTGACCTCACAG GAGAACTGAGTGAACAGCAGAAAATGGAGCTGGAGACACACAAAGCTTTAGTAGTGGACCAGAGAATGCAACTGAGCATGCTTACACAGAAGTTAACAGTGACCACTGAGCTGCTTGAACAGAAAGAAGAGGAACTgaagacactgagagagaaattgat ACGAACAGAGACAGatttgaagagagagaggacagagcaTGCAGGCCTTCTTCCTCTAACAAGCCCACACACTAAG GATGTTGCCATTATGGTTAGTCCCAGCTATGTGCCTAATCAGGTGTCCAAGCGCAAAGGTTGTCGTCAAGAAGAAATGATATGTCAGGGCAAACAAACCCTCAATGCACTGAAAGGGAGGATTAGTGCTGTAGAGCACAAAAGGCCCTGCA AGGTGTTGGCCCAGCAGAGGGAGCCAATGAGACAGGACCAAAAGAAACCAGTTCAAATGAAAGGTCAAAGGCTTAAGAGATCTGCAGCAAAAAGAGACTCCTTCAGCTCTGTG AGTGGCTTTGCCTTCCCTGAGGCTCTGAGTGAAGCAGCACTGGAACGCACAGCAAGACTGGACTTGTCTGATGCTTTGGAGCTAAGTGAGATGACG TATGTGGATCTGGCACGTGCATTGTGTGAAGCTCTGGAGTTGAGTGAGGGACAGCTTTCAGGATGTATCCCACTGAAGCACCTGCCGCCAGGGGAGAGAGAGCACATGGCCTTGCTCAGACAGGAAGACCTGGAGCTGCTACGAAGCCGACTCGCCCTGCAGAACAGCCAGAGCCAAAACAAAGATCTGCTACTGCAAGAGTGCCAGAAGGAAATACAGACACTCAG GAACAGCCAGGCCATTGGGCAGCAGCTGCAGATTGAGCTGGATAATGTGCATTCAGAGCTGGCtacactgaaactggagaacaGTACACTACGCCAGACCCTGGAGGACATGCAGACCCAGCTCCAACACTACTCTAACCACAGGAAGAGCATG